In the genome of Croceimicrobium hydrocarbonivorans, one region contains:
- a CDS encoding outer membrane protein assembly factor BamB family protein: MKLIPNNNSPRISPLFLVLLCLLLVTCKDKEPPKPQSKPAYEILWQRPIVPDPELYFSLSINPFLYKGMVIVSSEYTMEGVESPLMFLDSADGHIIDLWSDFIDGAVPYIDESASSEGEFLVLNTQRSVDCVNLETRSRQWASLISRNHPYNYIYKGFVYTTIQYNGDDGAAVLRSPLDHEDWQTVYPFTRTDEYVPFFSALGFGETEDGHDIVVWKNRSSYTNKDQTDIFAYDLTADSLLWRNRDFNVFGGILPLQVDNQRVYGAVERRVFCLDLMTGDSIWTNDFSGIIAQPRLSNIDQGMMYLSDYKVYIKGVGPELVILHKSDGSLFRSNNELPDGIEDRVTYFEGKLFMSTQELVIVDLLTGDLLNDPNAMLRTFGNIYSKIVIDPDRRVMYFHNGRTLFCVKIPEDL, encoded by the coding sequence ATGAAACTGATCCCTAATAATAACTCCCCTAGAATAAGTCCTTTATTCTTAGTCCTGCTTTGCTTGTTGCTGGTGACTTGTAAAGATAAGGAGCCACCAAAACCTCAGTCTAAGCCAGCCTATGAAATTCTTTGGCAGCGGCCCATCGTACCAGACCCCGAACTCTATTTTAGTTTGTCAATTAATCCATTTCTCTATAAGGGGATGGTAATCGTGAGTTCAGAATATACCATGGAGGGGGTAGAGAGTCCCCTGATGTTCTTGGATTCTGCCGATGGCCATATTATTGATCTTTGGTCCGATTTTATTGATGGCGCGGTACCATATATAGATGAAAGTGCCAGTTCGGAAGGTGAATTTTTAGTTCTGAACACTCAAAGATCGGTGGACTGTGTGAACCTGGAGACCCGCAGCCGGCAATGGGCTTCTTTAATTTCTCGCAATCACCCCTATAACTATATCTATAAAGGTTTTGTCTATACAACTATACAGTATAATGGTGATGATGGAGCAGCGGTATTGCGCAGCCCCTTAGACCATGAAGATTGGCAGACGGTCTATCCCTTTACTCGGACCGATGAGTATGTCCCCTTTTTCTCCGCTTTGGGATTTGGTGAAACAGAGGATGGCCATGATATTGTAGTTTGGAAAAATCGCAGTAGTTATACCAATAAAGATCAAACCGACATTTTCGCCTATGATCTCACCGCCGATTCCTTATTGTGGCGAAACCGCGATTTTAATGTGTTTGGTGGCATATTACCCCTGCAGGTAGATAATCAAAGAGTTTACGGAGCGGTGGAACGCAGGGTTTTTTGCCTTGATTTAATGACCGGGGATTCGATATGGACTAATGATTTTAGCGGAATTATCGCCCAACCACGTCTTAGTAATATTGATCAGGGGATGATGTATCTGTCCGACTACAAAGTCTATATAAAAGGGGTGGGACCGGAGCTGGTCATCTTACATAAAAGTGATGGCAGTCTGTTTAGATCGAATAATGAATTGCCCGATGGTATTGAAGACCGGGTGACCTATTTTGAAGGCAAATTATTTATGTCTACCCAAGAATTGGTGATTGTAGACCTGCTTACAGGTGACCTTTTAAATGATCCCAATGCCATGCTTAGGACTTTTGGAAATATATACAGCAAAATAGTGATCGACCCTGACCGACGGGTAATGTATTTCCATAATGGGAGAACCTTGTTCTGCGTGAAAATACCGGAGGATTTGTGA
- a CDS encoding helix-turn-helix domain-containing protein, which translates to MLGMYFKSSIASHICSLKRTQYKKDLIKFGIVNKSDEKYLQFLGSRIKELREIKGLDQKAFAFHCDIGRTQLHKIEKAETNPRVLTLLKIAAGLEISLAELLKD; encoded by the coding sequence ATGCTTGGCATGTATTTTAAGAGTTCTATTGCGAGTCATATCTGTTCGTTAAAGCGAACACAATATAAAAAAGATTTGATCAAGTTTGGAATAGTGAACAAATCAGATGAGAAATATCTACAGTTCTTAGGTTCCAGGATCAAAGAACTTCGCGAAATAAAAGGCTTAGATCAAAAAGCTTTTGCTTTCCATTGCGATATAGGTCGTACTCAATTGCACAAAATAGAAAAAGCTGAAACCAACCCACGGGTTCTAACCCTCTTAAAAATCGCAGCAGGCCTTGAAATAAGTCTGGCCGAACTTCTAAAAGACTAA
- a CDS encoding outer membrane protein assembly factor BamB family protein, with the protein MKLIPNNNSPRISPLFLVLLCLMLVTCKDKEPPKPQSKPAYEILWQRPIVPDPEMYFSISINPVLYKGMVIVSSEYTMEGVESPIMFLDTADGHIIDLWSDYIDGAVPYLEESSSFQGDYLVLNNLRSVDCINLETRSRQWATLISRNSAHNYIYKGYVYTTIGFNGEDGAAVLRSPLDHEDWQTVYSFIRTDEYDPFFSALGFGETEDGHDIVVWKNRSSYTNKNQTDIFAYDLTADSLLWRNRDFNVFGGILPLQVDNQRVYGAVERRVFCLDLLTGDSIWTNDFSGIIAQPRLSNVDQGMMYLSDYKVYIKGVGPELVILHKSDGSLFRSNNELPDGIEDRVTYFEGKLFISTQELVIVDLLTGDLLNNPNDMISTFGYIQSRIVIDPDRRVMYFHNGRTLFCVKIPEDL; encoded by the coding sequence ATGAAACTGATCCCTAATAATAACTCCCCTAGAATAAGTCCTTTATTCTTAGTCCTGCTTTGCCTGATGCTGGTGACTTGTAAAGATAAGGAGCCACCAAAACCTCAGTCTAAGCCAGCCTATGAAATTCTTTGGCAGCGACCCATCGTACCAGATCCCGAAATGTATTTTAGCATCTCTATCAATCCAGTTTTGTATAAAGGTATGGTGATAGTGAGTTCAGAATATACTATGGAGGGGGTAGAAAGTCCAATAATGTTCTTAGACACCGCCGATGGCCATATAATCGACCTTTGGTCCGATTATATAGATGGCGCTGTCCCTTATTTAGAAGAAAGTTCAAGTTTTCAAGGTGATTATTTGGTCTTAAACAACTTGAGATCGGTAGACTGCATCAATCTCGAGACTCGCAGTCGGCAGTGGGCCACATTAATTTCACGCAATAGTGCTCATAATTATATTTATAAGGGTTATGTCTACACAACTATAGGTTTTAATGGTGAGGATGGAGCAGCGGTATTGCGCAGCCCCTTGGATCATGAAGATTGGCAGACAGTTTATTCCTTTATTCGTACCGATGAGTATGATCCTTTTTTCTCCGCTTTGGGATTTGGTGAAACAGAGGATGGCCACGATATTGTGGTTTGGAAAAATCGCAGTAGTTATACCAATAAGAATCAAACCGACATTTTCGCTTACGATCTCACCGCCGATTCCTTATTGTGGCGAAACCGCGATTTTAATGTATTTGGCGGCATATTGCCCTTGCAGGTAGATAATCAAAGAGTTTACGGTGCCGTGGAACGCAGGGTTTTTTGTCTTGATTTATTGACTGGAGATTCAATTTGGACTAATGATTTTAGCGGAATTATCGCCCAACCACGTCTGAGTAATGTTGATCAGGGGATGATGTACCTGTCCGACTATAAAGTCTATATAAAAGGGGTGGGGCCGGAGCTGGTCATCTTACACAAAAGTGATGGTAGTCTATTTAGATCGAATAATGAATTACCCGATGGTATTGAAGATCGGGTGACCTATTTTGAAGGTAAATTATTTATATCTACCCAAGAACTAGTGATTGTAGACCTGCTTACAGGTGACCTTTTAAATAATCCCAATGACATGATTTCAACCTTTGGTTATATCCAAAGTAGGATTGTGATCGACCCAGATCGACGGGTAATGTATTTTCATAATGGGAGAACCTTGTTCTGCGTGAAAATACCGGAGGATTTGTGA
- a CDS encoding IS3 family transposase, with amino-acid sequence MKADYAVSTARACKIISLERSGYYYISKRDDKEVEEKLRWYAEHYPARGCPFYTKRIRKEGYAWNKKRIRRVYIKLGMNKRKRKWKRRIPNPDKEVLLQPLAPNLCWSADFMQDRLENGVKMRVLNIIDDYNREALACKVSSSFPSEHVVEQFEQLIEWHGKPFTIRTDNGTEFMAEAFQKFCKRHQIKHLRIQKGKPMQNGFCERFNRTLREDVLNAYLFETKTQMQELINHWMEDYNQNHPHSSLGDMSPREFKQRLIA; translated from the coding sequence ATTAAAGCGGATTACGCTGTCAGTACTGCCAGGGCCTGTAAAATCATTAGCCTTGAGCGCTCTGGATATTACTATATATCCAAGCGAGACGATAAGGAGGTAGAGGAAAAGCTACGCTGGTACGCGGAGCATTATCCTGCGCGTGGCTGCCCATTTTATACCAAGCGTATTCGTAAAGAGGGTTATGCCTGGAACAAGAAACGTATCCGCAGGGTGTACATCAAACTGGGGATGAACAAGCGCAAGAGGAAATGGAAGCGACGTATTCCTAACCCTGACAAAGAGGTGTTGCTGCAGCCTTTAGCTCCTAACCTATGTTGGAGTGCCGACTTCATGCAGGACCGCTTAGAGAATGGTGTGAAAATGCGTGTGCTCAACATTATTGACGACTACAACCGCGAAGCTTTGGCTTGCAAGGTATCCAGCAGTTTCCCTTCCGAACATGTAGTAGAGCAATTTGAGCAGCTAATAGAGTGGCACGGTAAGCCATTTACCATAAGAACTGATAACGGAACAGAGTTTATGGCAGAAGCCTTTCAAAAGTTTTGCAAACGACATCAGATAAAACACTTAAGAATACAGAAAGGAAAACCTATGCAGAATGGCTTTTGTGAACGCTTTAACCGCACCCTGAGAGAAGACGTGCTCAACGCTTATCTCTTTGAAACGAAGACGCAGATGCAAGAGTTAATCAATCATTGGATGGAAGACTACAATCAAAACCATCCGCATTCTTCTCTTGGAGACATGTCTCCAAGAGAATTTAAACAAAGGCTTATTGCCTAA
- a CDS encoding SymE family type I addiction module toxin, which translates to MTRNRTLKIHAKHRQRSYDSTKVPEIRLEGKWLESLGFEIGGEVNLDLREGEIRIRCKGAL; encoded by the coding sequence ATGACTCGCAATAGAACTCTTAAAATACATGCCAAGCATCGCCAACGATCTTATGACTCTACCAAAGTACCTGAGATCCGCCTGGAAGGGAAATGGCTGGAAAGCCTAGGCTTTGAGATAGGAGGGGAGGTAAACTTGGACTTGAGGGAAGGGGAGATTAGGATAAGGTGTAAAGGAGCATTGTAG
- a CDS encoding outer membrane protein assembly factor BamB family protein, with the protein MKLIPNNNSPRISPLFLVLLCLMLVTCKDKEPPKPQLKPAYEILWQRPIVPDPELYFSLSINPFLYKGMVIVSSEYTMEGVESPLMFLDSADGHIIDLWSDFIDGAVPYIDECASSEGEFLVLNTQRSVDCVNLETRSRQWASLISRNHPYNYIYKGFVYTTIQYNGDDGAAVLRSPLDHEDWQTVYPFTRTDFYHPFFSALGFGETEDGHEIVVWKNRSSSGGIKNQTDIFAYDLTADSLMWRNRDFNEFGGILPLQVDNQRVYGAVESRVFCLDLMTGDSIWTNDFSGIVSKPKLYNFDQGMMYLSDYKVYLKGGGPELVILHKSDGSLFRTNDELPDGIEDRVTYFEGKLFMSTQELVIVDLLTGDLLNDPNAMLRTFGNIYSKIVIDPDRRVMYFHNGRTLFCVKIPEDL; encoded by the coding sequence ATGAAACTGATCCCTAATAATAACTCCCCTAGAATAAGTCCATTATTCTTAGTCCTGCTTTGCCTGATGCTGGTGACTTGTAAAGATAAGGAGCCCCCCAAGCCCCAGCTTAAACCAGCCTATGAGATTCTTTGGCAGCGGCCCATCGTACCAGACCCTGAACTCTATTTTAGTTTGTCAATTAATCCATTTCTCTATAAGGGAATGGTAATCGTGAGTTCAGAATATACCATGGAGGGGGTAGAGAGTCCCCTGATGTTCTTGGATTCTGCCGATGGCCATATTATTGATCTTTGGTCCGATTTTATTGATGGCGCGGTACCATATATAGATGAATGTGCCAGTTCGGAAGGTGAATTTTTAGTTCTGAACACTCAAAGATCGGTGGACTGTGTGAACCTGGAGACTCGCAGCCGGCAATGGGCTTCTTTAATTTCTCGCAATCACCCCTATAACTATATCTATAAAGGTTTTGTCTATACAACTATACAGTATAATGGTGATGATGGCGCGGCGGTATTGCGCAGCCCCTTAGACCATGAAGATTGGCAGACGGTCTATCCCTTTACTCGTACCGATTTTTATCATCCTTTTTTCTCTGCTTTGGGATTTGGTGAAACAGAGGATGGACATGAAATCGTGGTTTGGAAAAATAGGAGTAGTTCAGGAGGTATAAAAAATCAAACTGACATTTTTGCCTATGATCTTACCGCCGATTCCTTAATGTGGCGAAATCGAGATTTTAATGAATTTGGCGGCATATTACCCCTGCAGGTAGATAATCAAAGAGTCTACGGAGCGGTGGAAAGCAGGGTTTTTTGCCTTGATTTAATGACCGGGGATTCGATATGGACTAATGATTTTAGTGGGATTGTATCCAAACCAAAGCTCTATAATTTTGATCAAGGGATGATGTATCTGTCGGATTATAAGGTTTATTTAAAGGGGGGAGGACCAGAGCTGGTCATCTTACATAAAAGTGATGGTAGTCTGTTTAGGACTAATGATGAATTACCCGATGGTATTGAAGACCGGGTGACCTATTTTGAAGGCAAATTATTTATGTCTACCCAAGAACTAGTGATTGTAGACCTGCTTACAGGTGACCTTTTAAATGATCCCAATGCCATGCTTAGGACTTTTGGAAATATATACAGCAAAATAGTGATCGACCCAGATCGACGGGTAATGTATTTCCATAATGGGAGAACCTTGTTTTGCGTGAAAATACCGGAGGATTTGTGA
- the cas2 gene encoding CRISPR-associated endonuclease Cas2, with the protein MLSHDQFNAYRIMWVFVHYDLPTDTKRDRRQGALFRKNLLKDGFTMMQYSIYTRHCSSRDNANVHIKRVKSFLPPKGEVILFSLTDKQFGMMEFFRGKSEIEKPDTPQQLELF; encoded by the coding sequence ATGTTAAGCCACGATCAGTTTAATGCTTATCGCATCATGTGGGTATTTGTGCACTATGACCTACCGACTGATACAAAAAGAGACCGAAGGCAAGGTGCGCTTTTTAGAAAAAACCTTCTAAAGGATGGGTTTACGATGATGCAATATTCGATTTATACACGACATTGCTCCAGTCGAGATAATGCTAATGTTCACATAAAAAGGGTAAAAAGCTTCTTACCGCCCAAGGGGGAAGTGATACTATTTTCTCTTACAGATAAACAGTTTGGCATGATGGAATTTTTTCGTGGTAAATCAGAAATAGAAAAACCAGATACCCCGCAGCAATTGGAGCTATTCTAG
- the cas1 gene encoding type II CRISPR-associated endonuclease Cas1: MIKRTLYFGNPAYLHKEKLQLKVDFPSEEGKSAKTIPIEDIGILILDHPRITISQALLADLIDHNAAILSCDSHHLPAGLFMPMSANHTFTEKLRFQLESSEPLRKNLWQQTVKSKIENQAQVLKGIGKEASNMENWASKVRSGDPDNYEGRAAANYWVKLIESDFPFRRGRYEDVPNNLLNYGYAILRAIVARSLVASGMLPAVGIHHRNKYNPFCLADDIMEPYRPFVDLLVLDIVENFDTKDIEVLSPAIKRELLALPTIDVYIDDMKSPLMVGMQRTTASLMQCYEGERRKIAYPKIQIGNVKPRSV; the protein is encoded by the coding sequence TTGATTAAGCGAACCTTATACTTCGGTAACCCGGCTTACTTACATAAAGAAAAGCTGCAACTCAAAGTAGATTTCCCATCAGAAGAGGGGAAATCAGCCAAAACAATTCCTATTGAAGATATTGGAATTTTAATCCTGGACCATCCGAGGATCACTATTTCACAGGCTCTTTTAGCAGATCTAATTGATCATAATGCAGCTATACTTAGCTGCGACAGCCATCATTTACCGGCGGGTCTCTTTATGCCAATGAGCGCTAATCATACCTTCACAGAGAAATTGCGCTTTCAATTAGAATCATCAGAACCCTTGCGAAAAAACCTTTGGCAACAGACCGTAAAATCAAAAATTGAGAATCAAGCACAGGTCCTTAAGGGTATAGGAAAAGAGGCCAGCAATATGGAAAACTGGGCTTCTAAGGTTCGAAGTGGGGATCCTGATAATTATGAAGGACGTGCAGCAGCGAATTATTGGGTAAAGCTAATCGAGTCCGATTTCCCTTTTAGGAGAGGTCGATATGAAGATGTTCCCAATAATCTCTTGAACTATGGTTACGCCATTTTGCGTGCCATTGTCGCACGAAGCTTAGTTGCGAGTGGAATGCTTCCTGCAGTAGGCATTCATCATCGCAATAAATACAATCCTTTTTGCCTTGCGGATGATATCATGGAACCCTATCGACCATTTGTGGACTTATTAGTTCTTGACATTGTTGAGAATTTTGATACTAAAGATATTGAGGTTTTAAGCCCAGCAATAAAGAGGGAGCTCCTAGCCTTGCCTACAATCGATGTTTACATTGACGATATGAAAAGTCCATTAATGGTAGGAATGCAGCGAACAACGGCCAGCTTAATGCAATGTTATGAAGGTGAACGTCGCAAAATAGCTTACCCTAAAATACAAATTGGCAATGTTAAGCCACGATCAGTTTAA
- a CDS encoding transposase: MKKSRFSESQISQALKEHEAGKKVQDICKELGISANTFYIWRKKYGGMDSAMLRKYKELERENTKLKQMYADLSLDHRILKDVVEKKL, encoded by the coding sequence ATGAAAAAATCAAGATTTAGTGAAAGCCAGATCAGCCAGGCTTTAAAGGAGCATGAGGCTGGTAAGAAAGTACAGGATATCTGCAAGGAGTTAGGTATAAGCGCCAATACTTTTTATATCTGGCGCAAGAAGTACGGGGGCATGGATTCAGCAATGCTACGCAAGTACAAGGAGTTAGAGCGAGAAAACACGAAGCTAAAGCAGATGTATGCGGATTTGAGCTTAGACCACAGGATCCTTAAGGATGTGGTGGAAAAAAAGCTCTAG